A window of the Fusarium poae strain DAOMC 252244 chromosome 3, whole genome shotgun sequence genome harbors these coding sequences:
- a CDS encoding hypothetical protein (TransMembrane:1 (o20-43i)), with the protein MDKYMETVVEWVVASVKAQPYVWCATTLTFLIGVQLALAASIAHGDEATVRRQLTSLQRIDIDKSQRSDVKGQLTTVSPVASCASVKIDTDAHPDAHTTYNNCYMLAIQTPEKDAQGYTIWKSITHQDKPDLSKVKTEIWIPKPNADNNDPLVRSGGCVIMSFPDPSIPGWLNVVAGYLGNSVTTPQVACILPLKPTKEELEEHKLKMRPFKIDGEGGKGLDMETLPAVSDILSRLKLFLGVQDKQGIPQGVTVFKRA; encoded by the coding sequence ATGGACAAATACATGGAAACTGTTGTGGAATGGGTGGTCGCCTCTGTCAAGGCGCAACCTTACGTTTGGTGTGCGACTACCCTCACCTTTCTCATCGGCGTCCAATTAGCGTTGGCAGCCTCTATCGCCCACGGAGATGAAGCCACTGTCCGAAGGCAGCTCACTTCTCTTCAGAGGATTGATATCGATAAATCACAACGGTCTGACGTCAAGGGCCAGTTGACAACCGTCAGCCCTGTTGCATCATGCGCCTCTGTCAAGATCGACACAGACGCTCACCCAGACGCTCACACCACATACAACAACTGCTACATGCTAGCTATTCAAACCCCCGAGAAGGATGCACAAGGCTACACCATCTGGAAATCCATCACTCATCAAGACAAGCCCGACCTCTCCAAAGTCAAGACCGAGATTTGGATCCCGAAACCCAACGCTGACAACAACGACCCATTGGTTCGATCCGGCGGATGCGTCATCATGTCGTTCCCCGATCCCAGTATCCCGGGCTGGCTCAACGTTGTGGCTGGGTACTTGGGCAACTCGGTTACGACTCCGCAGGTGGCTTGCATCCTGCCTCTGAAACCCACGAAAGAGGAGCTTGAGGAGCATAAACTCAAGATGAGACCTTTCAAGATTGACGGAGAAGGTGGAAAAGGCCTGGATATGGAAACGTTACCTGCCGTGTCAGATATTCTATCCAGACTGAAACTGTTTCTCGGTGTTCAAGATAAGCAAGGAATTCCTCAAGGAGTCACTGTTTTTAAGCGCGCCTAG